Proteins co-encoded in one Bacillus paramycoides genomic window:
- a CDS encoding DUF2628 domain-containing protein, with product MYVKDTVLQETISPQQLHTVVQKNTAYYDFKWGKVENPAQRNTWNWVAFFFPTFWLAYRKMYKLFIILTLLAVPSIVVTTFIDIPDGIYLICSLALQLGTMIFTGWQGNRLYYKHAVRVLHKGEDMPDHEKAYYLQSKGGASFAGMVGFQVIIGIVFGGAMFGLSLLPTEPNIKNVVRSSGEGVTLEIMTDNPTWKFVKKEKDYDVVEFTGHDYTEKKTVKIKFAVYFNEDYFEWQEVYENNKKLSEDELEEYQFYIEENGWGF from the coding sequence ATGTACGTGAAGGACACTGTTTTACAAGAAACAATTTCTCCGCAACAGTTACATACAGTCGTTCAAAAGAATACGGCGTATTATGACTTTAAGTGGGGGAAAGTAGAAAATCCAGCGCAAAGGAATACGTGGAATTGGGTAGCCTTTTTCTTCCCAACTTTTTGGTTAGCTTATCGTAAAATGTATAAGTTGTTTATTATACTTACGTTATTGGCGGTACCTAGTATCGTTGTAACAACTTTTATAGATATTCCAGATGGGATTTATTTAATATGTAGTTTAGCTCTTCAGTTAGGAACGATGATATTTACTGGATGGCAAGGAAACCGTTTATATTATAAGCATGCTGTTCGTGTATTACATAAGGGAGAAGATATGCCTGATCATGAGAAGGCGTATTACTTACAATCAAAGGGTGGCGCTAGTTTTGCTGGTATGGTTGGTTTCCAGGTTATAATTGGAATAGTGTTTGGTGGAGCTATGTTCGGACTCTCACTTTTACCAACTGAGCCGAATATTAAAAATGTTGTTCGTTCAAGTGGTGAAGGTGTTACTTTAGAGATTATGACAGATAACCCAACTTGGAAGTTTGTGAAGAAAGAAAAAGATTATGACGTAGTAGAATTTACTGGTCATGATTATACAGAGAAGAAAACTGTAAAAATTAAATTTGCTGTTTATTTTAATGAAGACTATTTTGAATGGCAAGAAGTATATGAGAATAATAAGAAGTTAAGTGAAGATGAGCTAGAAGAGTATCAATTTTACATTGAAGAAAATGGTTGGGGGTTCTAG
- a CDS encoding CPBP family intramembrane glutamic endopeptidase, whose protein sequence is MNTELATYEEKNVVMSMREVISMIIIIFGVMYGIVFLNLIYDSSLYPWYVDHLIPPVTFLAIILIYSPARNYCVYLLKSMQFNNFKHYVTIVMTMIVLLIYLAVLNLVLPHGLRVDESNLVIDPTKSEILLYVVVLTVFAPIWEELVFRGMFFMKLSQRFSILSSAVISASIFTLGHPLTVGSVLYIFGIGVCLGYAYKRTNNLLVPIGIHVLNNAFYLLLKFQL, encoded by the coding sequence ATGAATACAGAATTAGCTACTTATGAAGAAAAGAATGTAGTAATGAGTATGCGCGAAGTAATTAGCATGATAATAATTATTTTTGGGGTAATGTATGGAATCGTTTTTTTGAACCTTATATATGACTCTTCCTTATATCCATGGTATGTAGATCATCTTATTCCGCCTGTAACATTTCTCGCTATTATTTTAATATACTCACCAGCAAGAAATTACTGTGTGTATTTATTAAAATCAATGCAATTTAACAATTTTAAACATTATGTAACGATAGTAATGACGATGATCGTGCTGCTTATATATCTTGCGGTATTAAATTTAGTTTTACCACATGGGCTTCGTGTGGATGAATCTAATCTAGTAATAGATCCTACTAAAAGTGAAATCCTTTTATACGTAGTTGTACTCACTGTTTTTGCACCAATTTGGGAAGAGCTTGTATTCCGAGGTATGTTTTTTATGAAATTATCTCAGCGCTTCTCTATACTTAGCAGTGCCGTTATAAGTGCTTCTATATTTACTTTAGGTCATCCCCTTACAGTAGGTAGTGTTTTATATATTTTTGGTATAGGTGTATGTTTAGGCTACGCATATAAGAGGACAAATAATTTACTCGTTCCAATTGGAATTCATGTATTAAACAATGCATTTTATTTATTATTGAAATTTCAACTATAA
- a CDS encoding YuzD family protein, with protein MVNVQVYGTKVICASCVGMPSSTETFEWLQAAIGRKYEGQENKFNFEYIDFQEEQEDEDKKAFAERVVEEDLFYPVVLVNGEIVGEGNPRLKDVYEEIEKYL; from the coding sequence ATGGTTAATGTGCAAGTGTATGGGACGAAAGTAATTTGTGCGAGCTGCGTTGGAATGCCATCTTCAACAGAAACGTTTGAGTGGTTACAAGCGGCGATTGGTCGTAAATATGAAGGACAAGAAAATAAATTTAATTTTGAGTATATTGATTTTCAAGAAGAACAAGAAGATGAAGATAAAAAAGCATTCGCAGAGCGCGTAGTGGAAGAAGATTTATTTTATCCAGTCGTTCTTGTAAATGGAGAAATTGTTGGAGAAGGAAATCCTCGTTTGAAGGATGTTTACGAAGAAATCGAGAAATATTTATAA
- a CDS encoding ABC transporter ATP-binding protein yields the protein MFILKNVTYKDILHIPYLQIQKEKITCIIGESGSGKSTLLRMLNDLQSPTSGTIEYNGKLISNYPPIQLRRDVVMLGQTPPIFDGTIKDNLLMGLRFSEKPFPNDDALRSALTTVSLEKNLEDNADSLSGGEKQRLAFARIVLMDPPVYLLDEPTSALDSDTERRVMKQFTMLAREKNKTVIFITHSQQLPEEIADDIIEISKANGATRKEVLSVEGRY from the coding sequence ATGTTTATATTAAAAAACGTTACATATAAAGATATACTACACATTCCTTATTTACAGATTCAAAAAGAAAAAATCACATGTATTATCGGTGAGAGTGGGAGCGGAAAAAGTACATTGCTTCGCATGCTAAATGATTTGCAATCTCCAACATCCGGTACAATTGAATATAACGGAAAACTGATTTCTAATTATCCTCCTATTCAATTACGACGTGACGTAGTCATGCTTGGGCAAACGCCACCTATTTTTGATGGAACGATTAAAGACAATCTATTAATGGGACTTCGTTTTTCTGAAAAACCATTTCCAAATGATGATGCCCTGCGAAGTGCATTAACGACTGTTAGCTTAGAAAAAAATTTAGAAGACAACGCTGATTCATTATCAGGCGGGGAAAAACAACGACTTGCTTTTGCACGTATCGTACTTATGGATCCACCTGTTTATTTATTAGATGAACCAACATCGGCGCTAGATAGCGATACAGAACGCCGTGTTATGAAACAATTTACTATGCTAGCAAGAGAAAAGAACAAAACAGTTATCTTCATCACACACTCACAACAGCTTCCAGAAGAAATTGCAGACGATATTATTGAGATTAGCAAAGCAAACGGTGCAACTAGAAAGGAAGTGCTCTCAGTTGAAGGGCGTTATTGA
- the phnA gene encoding alkylphosphonate utilization operon protein PhnA translates to MATLPNCPKCNSEYTYEDGVLFVCPECAHEWDQEAEAENNDGAKVVKDANGNVLQDGDAVTVIKDLKVKGTSSVVKIGTKVKSIRLVDGDHDIDCKIDGFGAMKLKSQFVKKA, encoded by the coding sequence ATGGCTACTTTACCAAATTGTCCAAAATGTAATTCAGAATATACGTATGAGGATGGCGTTCTTTTTGTATGTCCAGAATGTGCTCATGAGTGGGACCAAGAAGCAGAAGCTGAAAATAATGATGGTGCGAAAGTTGTAAAAGATGCGAACGGAAACGTTCTTCAAGACGGCGATGCTGTTACTGTTATTAAAGATTTAAAAGTAAAAGGAACTTCTTCAGTTGTGAAGATCGGTACGAAAGTAAAGAGTATCCGTCTAGTTGATGGCGATCACGATATTGATTGCAAAATCGATGGTTTCGGCGCTATGAAGTTAAAATCACAATTTGTTAAGAAGGCGTAA
- a CDS encoding nucleotidyltransferase domain-containing protein has product MFTKKSRNIYKAGSLCEFAKAFFIGGIDVKNGVKHALPTEVQQLMERYTIELKEIFLDEKIVGVYIYGSIALGAFHVETSDVDFVTVINDSVNEAEKQQLVELHKKLSGSTLGKRMDGMYIPLADLGKYNDEMNEYVYCADGKANIGHWDINAVTWWTLKNQGITVIGKEAEDLSFQIRWDDVVNTMKYNVEQYWSGKAKQPYLFFIEEWVESAVVTMGRILYTLDHKTIISKDRGLQYLSERSGEEWEILLKEVARIRQNPKEKRMLSRWRRADMTRKYLLYLIETCREKW; this is encoded by the coding sequence ATGTTTACGAAGAAATCGAGAAATATTTATAAAGCAGGAAGCCTTTGCGAATTTGCAAAGGCTTTTTTTATTGGAGGGATAGATGTGAAAAATGGAGTGAAGCATGCGTTACCAACGGAAGTACAACAGTTAATGGAGCGGTACACAATAGAATTAAAAGAAATTTTTTTAGATGAAAAAATAGTCGGGGTATATATTTACGGGTCCATCGCACTCGGTGCATTTCATGTAGAAACGAGCGATGTTGATTTTGTTACGGTAATAAATGATTCTGTGAATGAAGCTGAAAAACAGCAACTTGTAGAACTTCATAAGAAACTTAGTGGTAGTACGTTAGGCAAAAGAATGGACGGTATGTATATTCCGCTTGCTGATTTAGGGAAATACAATGATGAAATGAATGAGTACGTGTATTGTGCAGATGGTAAAGCGAATATAGGACATTGGGATATTAATGCAGTAACATGGTGGACATTGAAAAATCAAGGTATTACAGTAATTGGGAAAGAAGCGGAAGATCTTTCGTTTCAAATAAGGTGGGATGATGTAGTCAATACGATGAAATACAACGTAGAACAGTACTGGAGTGGAAAGGCGAAGCAGCCGTATTTATTTTTTATAGAAGAGTGGGTAGAATCAGCTGTCGTTACGATGGGACGTATTTTATATACATTGGATCATAAAACAATCATTTCAAAAGATAGAGGATTGCAATACTTGTCAGAACGTTCAGGGGAAGAATGGGAGATTTTATTAAAAGAAGTAGCGAGAATACGGCAAAATCCAAAAGAAAAGCGAATGCTCTCAAGGTGGAGAAGGGCAGATATGACGAGGAAGTACTTACTGTATTTAATTGAAACGTGTAGAGAGAAATGGTAG
- a CDS encoding aspartyl-phosphate phosphatase Spo0E family protein has product MNSMKLNDRIEAKKKELIHLVEQYGFTHDKVISFSQELDRLLNLLIELKTKKKRCSL; this is encoded by the coding sequence ATGAACTCAATGAAACTAAACGATCGAATAGAAGCGAAGAAGAAAGAATTGATCCATCTCGTTGAACAATATGGATTCACTCATGATAAAGTAATTTCTTTCAGCCAAGAATTAGATCGTTTACTTAACTTATTAATAGAACTCAAAACGAAGAAAAAACGTTGCTCTTTATAA
- a CDS encoding ABC transporter permease encodes MKGVIELQIWQLAAAYIFILILIGLVKLKGIPREKQIALATFRMTIQLVLVAYVLTYVFENSNPFYTIALITSITTFAIFNIYKRVNIPMSKDLKRVAALSMVAGSIGPLLLFIFVIIGHDPWYAPQYIVPITGMLVGNAMTGVSLGANTFLNNMKSQRGQIEGALMLGATPKEAAAPIIRDAFDSAILPTINSMVGMGIISLPGMMTGQILSGVSPFTAIQYQIAIILGISGSTAFAVIIFLQLGYKTFFNKRCQLKEIDYGAR; translated from the coding sequence TTGAAGGGCGTTATTGAACTCCAAATTTGGCAACTTGCCGCTGCATATATTTTCATTCTTATTTTAATTGGACTTGTAAAATTAAAAGGAATACCGCGCGAAAAACAAATTGCGCTCGCAACATTCCGTATGACGATTCAGCTCGTACTTGTTGCATATGTCCTTACATACGTATTTGAAAATAGCAATCCATTTTATACCATTGCTCTTATTACTTCTATTACTACCTTTGCAATTTTTAATATTTATAAACGAGTCAACATCCCAATGTCAAAAGATTTAAAACGAGTAGCCGCGCTTTCCATGGTTGCGGGATCAATTGGACCACTTCTACTATTTATCTTTGTTATTATCGGGCATGACCCGTGGTATGCACCGCAATATATCGTTCCCATTACCGGAATGTTAGTTGGCAATGCGATGACAGGTGTTTCTCTCGGTGCAAATACGTTCTTAAACAATATGAAATCACAAAGAGGTCAAATTGAAGGAGCACTTATGCTCGGCGCAACACCGAAAGAAGCCGCTGCTCCGATCATACGCGACGCTTTTGACTCTGCTATTTTACCAACAATCAATTCTATGGTCGGAATGGGGATTATAAGCTTACCAGGCATGATGACAGGACAAATCTTATCTGGTGTATCACCGTTCACAGCTATTCAATATCAAATTGCCATCATACTTGGTATCTCAGGCAGTACCGCTTTCGCTGTCATTATCTTCTTACAACTTGGATATAAAACATTCTTTAATAAACGGTGTCAGTTGAAAGAGATCGACTATGGCGCGCGGTAA